Proteins from one Paraburkholderia sp. BL10I2N1 genomic window:
- a CDS encoding IS1634 family transposase: MYIEHVPNRNSPPAILLRESFRDGNKVKKRTLANLSSLPAEVIEGLKVLLRGGVAVPSAEEAFVIERSLPHGHVAAVLGAARACGAEQWFAAAPAALRAMLMALLVARVVSPASKLATHRMLRDETATHSLSRLLKLGEVDLGQVYTALDWLGEAQEDIEKRLARKHLAGSMLVLYDLTSTWVTGDCCELAARGYSRDGKRDDPQIVFGLVCTPEGCPVAVEVFAGNTADPATVASQVEKLRDRYGIGKIAWVGDRGMLTQARIDTVLRPAGLDWVSSLRAPQVSALAQEKGPFQPSLFDERNLLELTSEAFPGERLIVCRNPLLAEQRTRKREDLLQATEAELTKIAEATTRARNRLKGADAIALRVGRVIDHYKMAKHFELSFTDEGFTWTRKAGQIRQEAALDGLYVVRTSVPEQDLPAEAAVSAYKGLAVVERAFRSLKTVDLNVRPIFHWNAERVRAHVFLCMLAYYVEWHMRETLKPMLFDDEYIELARATRPSPVAKARRSDQAKAKDATRLGEDGLPVHSFRTLLDDLATLAYNVCHTSLNPDAKIVMITRPTPVQEKAFRLLNISPVCTQ, encoded by the coding sequence ATGTATATCGAACACGTCCCCAACCGCAACTCACCGCCCGCCATCCTGTTGCGCGAGTCCTTCCGCGACGGCAACAAGGTGAAGAAGCGCACCCTGGCCAACCTCTCATCGCTGCCCGCCGAGGTCATCGAAGGACTGAAGGTGCTGCTGCGCGGTGGCGTCGCAGTGCCCTCGGCTGAAGAGGCCTTCGTGATCGAGCGCAGCCTGCCGCACGGACATGTGGCCGCGGTGCTGGGCGCGGCGCGTGCCTGCGGCGCCGAGCAGTGGTTTGCGGCTGCACCGGCCGCGCTGCGCGCGATGCTCATGGCGCTGCTGGTGGCGCGGGTGGTGTCTCCCGCTTCGAAGCTGGCCACCCATCGCATGTTGCGCGACGAGACCGCGACCCACTCGCTGTCGCGGCTGCTGAAGCTGGGCGAGGTTGACCTCGGACAGGTCTATACCGCGCTCGACTGGCTGGGCGAGGCCCAGGAAGACATCGAGAAGCGGCTGGCGCGCAAGCATCTGGCCGGCAGCATGCTGGTGCTCTATGACCTCACGTCCACGTGGGTGACCGGAGACTGCTGCGAGCTTGCCGCGCGCGGCTACAGCCGCGATGGCAAGCGCGACGATCCGCAGATCGTGTTCGGGCTGGTTTGCACTCCTGAAGGCTGTCCGGTGGCCGTCGAGGTGTTTGCCGGCAACACCGCCGATCCGGCTACCGTGGCCTCGCAGGTGGAGAAACTGCGGGACCGCTATGGCATCGGCAAGATCGCCTGGGTGGGCGACCGGGGCATGCTCACGCAGGCGCGCATCGACACGGTATTGCGCCCGGCGGGGCTGGACTGGGTGAGCAGCCTGCGCGCGCCGCAGGTGAGCGCGCTTGCCCAGGAGAAGGGGCCTTTCCAGCCCTCGCTGTTTGACGAGCGCAACCTGCTGGAGCTGACCAGTGAGGCGTTCCCCGGTGAGCGGCTCATCGTGTGCCGCAATCCGCTGCTGGCCGAGCAGCGGACCCGCAAACGCGAGGACTTGCTGCAGGCCACTGAAGCCGAGCTGACGAAGATCGCCGAGGCGACCACGCGTGCCCGCAACCGCCTCAAGGGCGCCGATGCCATTGCCCTGCGCGTGGGCCGCGTCATCGACCACTACAAGATGGCCAAGCACTTCGAGCTGAGCTTCACCGACGAGGGCTTCACCTGGACGCGCAAGGCCGGTCAGATCCGGCAGGAAGCGGCGCTCGACGGCCTGTATGTGGTGCGCACCAGCGTGCCCGAACAGGACCTGCCGGCCGAAGCGGCTGTCTCGGCGTACAAGGGCCTGGCGGTCGTGGAGCGTGCCTTCCGGTCGCTCAAGACAGTCGATCTGAACGTGCGCCCCATATTCCACTGGAACGCCGAGCGTGTACGGGCGCACGTCTTCCTGTGCATGCTCGCCTACTACGTCGAATGGCACATGCGCGAGACCTTGAAGCCGATGCTGTTTGACGATGAATACATCGAGCTCGCACGCGCAACCCGGCCCTCGCCCGTGGCCAAGGCACGACGTTCGGACCAGGCAAAAGCAAAGGATGCCACGCGGCTTGGCGAGGACGGCTTGCCCGTCCATAGCTTCCGCACGCTGCTCGATGATCTGGCCACGCTCGCCTACAACGTCTGCCACACATCTCTGAACCCGGACGCAAAGATCGTGATGATCACGCGGCCCACACCCGTTCAGGAAAAGGCCTTCCGCCTGCTGAACATCAGCCCTGTCTGTACCCAGTAA
- a CDS encoding LacI family DNA-binding transcriptional regulator — translation MPNTTRRKTSMTDIAKAAGVSEATVDRVLNGRGGVSREKEMSVLEWARKLKIDRALESVSVRWLRIAILLQQPVAPYYVSLKQGFDVAQKTFEGQRVICAVTYFESLEPARVVETIERATRKADALIIVAYEHPDITHALRQVSRTMPVVTLASDLPGTGRLAYVGIDNRCAGRVAGELMGRFLGDAGGNVLVMTGMHDFLGHEERESGFRSVLRRRFPNCDIVETVESREQSVMTERLTRDAFRRYPDLRGIYNISVGDEGVAAALVSLNRVRSTVFIGHELNETSRRLLIEGTLDAVLDQNPAGEAMRSIEIILRHYHRDPGVALPQQIPVTVLLRENLPPLD, via the coding sequence ATGCCCAACACTACCCGCCGCAAGACGAGCATGACCGATATTGCGAAGGCCGCCGGCGTCAGCGAGGCGACCGTCGACCGTGTGCTCAACGGCCGTGGCGGTGTGTCGCGTGAGAAAGAGATGAGCGTGCTGGAGTGGGCGCGCAAGCTGAAGATCGATCGCGCGCTCGAGTCGGTCTCGGTGCGGTGGCTGCGCATCGCGATTCTTCTGCAGCAGCCAGTTGCCCCGTACTACGTGTCGCTCAAGCAGGGTTTCGACGTGGCGCAAAAGACGTTCGAGGGGCAGCGGGTGATCTGCGCGGTCACTTACTTCGAGAGCCTCGAACCGGCGCGGGTGGTCGAGACCATCGAGCGGGCGACCCGCAAGGCCGATGCGCTCATCATCGTCGCGTACGAGCATCCCGACATTACGCACGCATTGCGGCAGGTCAGCCGCACGATGCCGGTCGTCACGCTCGCAAGCGATCTTCCAGGAACCGGGCGGCTCGCTTACGTGGGCATCGACAACCGTTGCGCCGGACGGGTGGCGGGCGAGCTGATGGGACGCTTTCTCGGCGACGCGGGAGGCAACGTGCTCGTGATGACGGGCATGCATGATTTCCTCGGCCATGAAGAACGCGAAAGCGGCTTTCGCTCCGTACTGCGGCGCCGCTTTCCGAACTGCGACATCGTGGAGACCGTAGAGAGCCGCGAGCAGTCGGTGATGACCGAGCGCCTCACCCGCGACGCCTTCCGGCGCTATCCCGATCTGCGCGGGATCTACAACATTTCAGTGGGCGATGAAGGCGTCGCTGCTGCGCTTGTCTCGCTCAACCGGGTTCGCTCGACGGTATTCATCGGTCACGAACTCAACGAGACTTCGCGGCGCCTGCTGATCGAAGGCACACTCGACGCCGTGCTCGACCAGAATCCGGCCGGCGAAGCGATGCGTTCCATCGAAATCATCCTGCGGCACTATCATCGCGATCCAGGGGTTGCGTTGCCTCAGCAGATTCCGGTCACCGTGCTGTTGCGCGAAAATCTTCCGCCTCTCGACTAG
- a CDS encoding sugar phosphate isomerase/epimerase — protein MTQRLDIYQSLWAMERRHTDGCERSLEENIELIAQAGFNGVSGSYTSRDEARRLSRQLAANGMQIEVQAFPRRVDELQPVLELATEFGAHHIDLQPDVRPRRIDDCLKLIDGWTRLAEQVDFPVYIETHRDRMTTDLYFTLDLLDARPDMKLLGDISHYLVGREFAWPVSDENHAAMHRILDHSWAFHGRVASRQQVQIEISFEPHKMWVDLFFDWWRYGFESWRRRAGPDDSLTFTCELGPKPYAIIGRDGNDTTDRWAESLLMRDRIRALWNDVSGDEKGHAETVVRAASREAEDFRATAR, from the coding sequence ATGACACAACGCCTCGACATCTATCAGTCGCTATGGGCCATGGAGCGTCGCCACACCGATGGCTGCGAGCGCTCACTCGAAGAAAACATCGAGTTGATCGCGCAGGCAGGTTTTAACGGCGTGAGCGGCAGCTACACGTCACGCGATGAAGCGCGCCGCCTGAGCCGCCAGCTCGCGGCAAACGGCATGCAAATCGAAGTGCAGGCCTTTCCGCGTAGGGTCGACGAGTTGCAACCGGTGCTCGAACTTGCAACCGAATTCGGCGCGCATCACATCGATCTGCAACCGGACGTACGGCCGCGACGCATCGACGACTGCCTGAAGCTCATCGATGGCTGGACGCGGCTCGCGGAACAGGTGGATTTTCCGGTGTACATCGAAACGCATCGGGACCGCATGACGACCGATCTGTATTTCACGCTGGATCTGCTCGATGCGCGCCCCGATATGAAGCTGCTCGGCGACATCTCGCACTACCTGGTGGGACGCGAGTTCGCGTGGCCCGTGTCCGACGAAAACCACGCCGCGATGCACCGCATCCTCGATCACTCGTGGGCGTTTCATGGGCGAGTCGCGAGCCGCCAACAGGTGCAGATCGAGATCTCGTTCGAGCCGCACAAGATGTGGGTAGACCTGTTTTTCGACTGGTGGCGTTACGGCTTCGAATCGTGGCGGCGTCGCGCCGGCCCCGACGACTCGCTCACCTTCACGTGCGAGCTGGGACCGAAGCCGTACGCGATCATCGGTCGCGATGGCAACGACACGACGGACCGCTGGGCGGAATCGCTACTGATGCGCGACCGGATCCGCGCGCTCTGGAACGACGTGAGCGGTGACGAAAAAGGTCATGCAGAAACAGTTGTGCGCGCAGCTAGTCGAGAGGCGGAAGATTTTCGCGCAACAGCACGGTGA
- a CDS encoding non-heme iron oxygenase ferredoxin subunit produces the protein MSIETNNVKWVAACATGDIDEEDVIRFDHAGASYAVYRIAEGYFASDGWCTHEQAHLADGFVVNREIECPLHQGRFDIPSGKPKSPPVCVHLKTYPVRVEDGQVLLGVPAQEQS, from the coding sequence GTGAGCATCGAAACGAACAATGTGAAGTGGGTCGCGGCCTGCGCGACCGGCGACATCGACGAAGAAGACGTGATCCGCTTCGATCACGCGGGCGCAAGCTACGCGGTGTACCGGATCGCCGAAGGGTACTTCGCATCGGATGGCTGGTGCACGCACGAGCAGGCCCATCTCGCCGATGGCTTTGTGGTGAACCGCGAAATCGAGTGCCCGCTGCATCAGGGACGCTTCGATATCCCGAGCGGCAAACCGAAAAGTCCGCCGGTCTGCGTGCATCTGAAAACGTACCCGGTGCGCGTTGAAGACGGCCAGGTGCTGCTCGGCGTACCGGCGCAGGAGCAGTCATGA
- a CDS encoding PAS domain-containing protein, with protein MQVAIDYRQLVAVIGDAVIISDKGGSITLWNAAATRMFGFTEEEALGQSLDLIIPERLRGRHWDGYQKTMASGETRYGTDVLRVPAIHKDGRSLSIAFSVALLHSPQQELTGIVAVIRDETTRFLEDRNLRKRLAELEVRVSA; from the coding sequence ATGCAAGTAGCCATCGACTATCGACAGTTGGTCGCCGTGATCGGCGATGCGGTCATTATTTCGGACAAGGGCGGCAGCATCACGCTGTGGAATGCCGCAGCCACGCGGATGTTCGGCTTCACCGAGGAGGAGGCACTCGGTCAATCGCTCGACCTGATCATTCCAGAGCGCCTGCGCGGGCGTCACTGGGATGGGTATCAGAAAACGATGGCCTCCGGTGAAACGCGCTACGGCACGGACGTGTTGCGCGTGCCGGCGATACATAAGGACGGACGTTCGTTGTCGATCGCCTTCAGCGTCGCGTTGCTCCATTCGCCTCAGCAAGAGCTGACGGGAATCGTCGCGGTTATCCGCGACGAGACGACCCGTTTCCTGGAGGACCGGAACCTGCGCAAACGTCTCGCCGAACTGGAAGTGCGAGTCAGCGCCTGA
- a CDS encoding Fic family protein, with translation MADESTTNPRLGRFVETAVGGEIARAFVPPPLPPEPPIDVLSLLDRLSLAERAVGRLDGITMLLPRQELFLYMYVRKEAVLSSQIEGTQSTLTDLLRFETEAQAGQPIDDIREVSNYVDAMMYGLDRLQELPLSLRLIREMHARLLQSGRGGTKSPGEFRRSQNWIGGTRPGNALYVPPPVDELDTSLDALEKFMHEDRSRLPALIKAGLLHVQFETIHPFLDGNGRIGRLLVTLFLNVHGVLRSPLLYLSLYLKTHRADYYRLLQEVRERGAWEAWLEFFLAGVAETANQAFDAATRIVGLFKDDRERITAESERAGSALRVHDLLQQNPFLTANLLVERTGLTAPTVNAALADLERLGVVEEVTGRRRGRVFGYRRYLAILGEGTDPLPAPQNPTSDE, from the coding sequence ATGGCTGACGAGAGCACAACAAATCCGCGGCTTGGCCGATTCGTCGAAACCGCCGTAGGCGGTGAAATCGCGCGCGCATTCGTGCCGCCGCCCCTTCCCCCCGAACCACCGATCGACGTGTTGAGTCTACTCGACCGACTTAGCCTTGCCGAGCGGGCGGTCGGGCGGCTGGACGGCATCACGATGCTTCTCCCTCGCCAGGAGCTTTTCCTCTACATGTATGTGCGCAAGGAGGCTGTTCTTTCGTCCCAGATCGAAGGCACCCAGTCCACCCTGACCGATCTGCTTCGTTTCGAAACCGAGGCACAGGCCGGCCAGCCCATCGACGACATCCGCGAGGTGTCGAACTACGTCGACGCAATGATGTATGGGCTGGACCGGCTCCAGGAGTTGCCGCTTTCCCTGCGGTTAATCCGCGAGATGCATGCGCGCCTGCTGCAAAGTGGGCGGGGCGGCACCAAAAGCCCCGGCGAGTTCCGCAGATCCCAGAACTGGATCGGCGGGACCCGACCCGGGAACGCCCTATATGTGCCGCCGCCCGTGGACGAGCTCGACACCAGTCTGGATGCACTTGAAAAGTTCATGCATGAGGACCGCTCGCGCTTGCCGGCGCTTATCAAGGCCGGGCTTCTTCATGTCCAGTTCGAGACGATCCACCCGTTTCTTGACGGCAACGGCCGCATTGGCCGGCTGCTCGTAACCCTATTCCTCAATGTGCACGGGGTATTGCGCTCGCCGCTCCTCTACCTGAGCCTCTACCTCAAGACGCACCGAGCGGATTACTATCGGCTCCTCCAGGAGGTTCGTGAGCGCGGTGCCTGGGAAGCTTGGCTCGAATTCTTTCTCGCCGGTGTCGCCGAGACCGCAAACCAGGCATTTGATGCTGCAACACGGATCGTCGGCCTGTTCAAGGACGATCGGGAGCGGATCACCGCGGAGAGCGAGCGAGCCGGATCGGCCTTGCGCGTCCATGACCTGCTTCAACAGAATCCATTCCTCACTGCCAACCTGCTCGTTGAACGTACAGGCCTCACTGCGCCTACGGTCAACGCCGCGCTTGCTGACCTGGAACGGCTCGGTGTGGTGGAGGAAGTAACGGGCCGCCGACGCGGGCGCGTGTTCGGCTACCGGCGTTATCTCGCCATCCTTGGCGAAGGCACTGACCCGCTTCCCGCTCCACAGAACCCGACTTCAGACGAGTAG
- a CDS encoding sigma-54-dependent Fis family transcriptional regulator, whose product MRDDICHAATRFAPREATWLTPSIQQSHQRSETFGLSASMRPDYDVLSTADLALKLEQSRILCAHATPVMETLHEQIVNTQSMIVLTDADGLILHSIGDDDFLRRAEKVALRPGANWAEDRQGTNAIGTAIAERSATVVHGDQHYLAANRFLTCSSVPILDPYGDLIGVLDVTGDHRSYHQHTMALAKMSVQMIENHLFTNTFRETLRIAFHGRPEFLGTLMEGIVAFTGDGRFLSANRSAQFQLGLPLSGLRAHTLCSLFGISGTQLIERLGASQGQPLSLGLHNGTVVCANVEFKRPALTGSNLASSARGAVQTASRQAVQQAPARPAPLSRLAYLDTGDPQVAAVIAKVRKVIGKDIPILITGETGTGKELLAQAIHNDSPRQAGPFVAVNCASIPETLIESELFGYEEGAFTGARRKGAVGKLLQANGGTLFLDEIGDMPYPLQVRLLRVLQERLVNPLGSTKAIPVDIALVCATHRDLRKMIEESRFREDLYYRLNGLVVKLPPLRERTDLASVVEKMLQCESPQAVKGHLSVAPEVMTLFEQCAWPGNFRQLGNLLRTAAAMVDADGVIRHEHLPDDFFDDLRAAPAMTTKIAEPAVPQGVRLQDVAASAIAAALAQHGGNVSAAARALGISRNTIYRKWPSAATAGEGKPVA is encoded by the coding sequence ATGCGCGATGACATCTGTCACGCCGCGACCCGATTCGCGCCGCGAGAGGCCACCTGGCTTACGCCTTCCATACAGCAATCGCACCAGCGCTCGGAAACGTTCGGTCTGAGCGCGTCGATGCGGCCGGACTACGACGTCCTGTCCACAGCGGATCTGGCGCTGAAGCTCGAACAGAGCCGCATCCTGTGCGCGCACGCAACGCCGGTCATGGAGACGCTCCATGAGCAGATCGTCAACACGCAAAGCATGATCGTGCTGACGGACGCCGACGGACTGATTCTGCACTCCATCGGCGACGACGATTTCCTGCGCCGCGCCGAGAAAGTCGCCCTGCGTCCCGGTGCGAACTGGGCAGAGGACCGGCAGGGGACGAATGCGATCGGCACCGCTATCGCCGAACGCAGTGCCACGGTGGTTCACGGTGACCAGCACTACCTCGCGGCGAACCGCTTCCTGACCTGTTCCAGCGTTCCGATCCTCGACCCCTATGGCGATCTGATCGGCGTTCTCGATGTCACGGGCGACCATCGCAGCTACCATCAGCACACGATGGCGCTCGCGAAAATGTCTGTGCAGATGATCGAAAATCATCTCTTCACCAATACGTTTCGCGAGACGTTACGGATAGCCTTTCATGGCCGCCCCGAGTTTCTCGGCACCTTGATGGAAGGCATCGTCGCGTTCACGGGCGACGGCCGGTTTCTGTCCGCTAACCGCAGCGCCCAGTTCCAGTTGGGGCTTCCACTAAGCGGCCTGCGCGCGCACACGCTGTGCTCGCTCTTCGGCATCAGCGGTACGCAACTGATCGAGCGGCTCGGGGCGAGTCAGGGGCAGCCGCTCTCACTTGGCCTGCACAACGGCACGGTTGTCTGCGCCAACGTCGAATTCAAACGACCGGCGCTCACAGGTAGCAACCTGGCGTCCTCCGCGCGCGGCGCCGTGCAGACCGCGAGCCGTCAAGCGGTGCAGCAGGCACCCGCGCGCCCTGCTCCGCTATCGCGTCTCGCTTATCTGGACACCGGCGATCCGCAGGTCGCCGCCGTCATCGCGAAGGTGCGCAAGGTCATCGGCAAGGACATTCCGATCCTGATCACCGGAGAGACGGGCACCGGCAAGGAACTGCTCGCCCAGGCGATTCACAACGATTCGCCTCGACAGGCCGGGCCGTTCGTCGCGGTGAATTGCGCATCGATTCCGGAAACGCTGATCGAATCCGAGCTGTTCGGCTATGAGGAAGGCGCGTTCACCGGCGCGCGGCGCAAGGGCGCGGTCGGCAAACTGCTGCAGGCCAATGGCGGCACGCTGTTTCTCGACGAGATCGGCGACATGCCTTATCCCTTGCAGGTGCGGCTGTTGCGCGTGCTGCAGGAGCGCCTCGTCAATCCGCTCGGCTCGACGAAGGCGATTCCGGTCGATATCGCACTCGTTTGCGCGACCCACCGCGATCTGCGCAAGATGATCGAAGAAAGCAGGTTTCGTGAGGATCTGTACTACCGCCTCAACGGGCTTGTCGTCAAACTGCCGCCGCTGCGCGAACGAACCGATCTCGCCAGCGTGGTCGAGAAAATGCTGCAATGCGAGTCACCGCAAGCCGTCAAAGGGCACTTGAGCGTCGCGCCGGAAGTCATGACGCTGTTCGAGCAATGCGCATGGCCCGGCAATTTCCGGCAGCTAGGCAATCTGCTGCGTACGGCCGCGGCAATGGTCGATGCGGATGGCGTCATCCGGCACGAGCATCTGCCGGACGATTTCTTCGATGATCTCCGGGCCGCGCCAGCCATGACCACGAAGATCGCTGAGCCGGCCGTCCCGCAGGGCGTCCGGCTACAGGACGTCGCCGCCTCGGCCATCGCGGCGGCACTCGCGCAGCATGGCGGCAACGTGTCCGCTGCGGCGCGTGCGCTAGGGATCTCGCGCAATACGATCTACCGGAAGTGGCCATCGGCCGCCACGGCAGGCGAAGGCAAGCCGGTTGCCTGA
- a CDS encoding SDR family oxidoreductase encodes MKSRGYRIQLTYHGASDDWHTQANAVQPFGRLIDPAEAARAVAFLASAESGLMTGSMVNFDQSVWGGFDDPPHPAQAL; translated from the coding sequence TTGAAATCACGGGGATACCGGATACAGCTGACCTATCACGGCGCATCGGACGACTGGCACACACAGGCCAATGCCGTGCAGCCGTTCGGCCGGCTGATCGATCCGGCGGAAGCGGCGCGCGCCGTGGCTTTTCTGGCGAGCGCCGAGTCCGGCCTGATGACAGGGTCGATGGTGAATTTCGATCAATCGGTTTGGGGCGGATTCGACGACCCGCCGCATCCCGCGCAGGCGCTGTAA
- a CDS encoding FAD-dependent oxidoreductase: MKSLPAMVIVGAGQSGARAAHALRDNGWDGGITLFGNEAVAPYDRPPLSKAVLLGQKTTAQCALYDEAFYREQRIDLRVDAPVQHIDRAARQVVLQNDRRVDYHRLLIATGAAPHRLTLPGATLAGVHYLRTVADAGEIAGELAPGRRIAIIGAGFIGLEVAATAITRGCEVVVIEAAARALMRAVPEVVAAYLVERHRQMGVDIRFAVQVDRILGERRVSGVRLADGTDIACDCVIAGIGVKPRTELAEAAGIDVADGIAVDDTLRTNDPHIFAAGDVCSFPHRLFRRRMRLECWKNAEDHARIVARNMLERGETYSEVPWFWSDQYDMTIQIAGMPAFGVTTAVRETGAASKIFFALDRDGVLVGASGVGNVGDIARDVRVAQALIARRACIEPALLADRNVKLKPLLAAEVI; encoded by the coding sequence ATGAAAAGCCTTCCCGCGATGGTGATCGTCGGCGCCGGCCAGAGCGGCGCGCGCGCTGCCCACGCGTTGCGCGACAACGGCTGGGACGGCGGCATCACGCTCTTCGGCAATGAAGCGGTAGCGCCCTATGACCGCCCGCCGCTTTCCAAGGCGGTGCTGCTTGGGCAAAAGACCACGGCGCAATGCGCGCTCTACGACGAGGCGTTCTATCGCGAGCAGCGCATCGATCTGCGCGTCGATGCGCCGGTTCAACATATCGACCGCGCAGCGCGCCAGGTAGTGCTGCAAAACGATCGCCGGGTTGACTATCACCGTCTGCTGATCGCGACGGGCGCGGCACCGCACCGGCTGACCTTGCCGGGCGCGACGCTCGCCGGCGTGCATTATCTGCGCACCGTTGCGGATGCAGGCGAGATTGCCGGCGAACTGGCACCCGGGCGGCGGATCGCGATTATCGGTGCAGGATTTATCGGACTGGAGGTCGCTGCCACCGCCATTACACGCGGTTGCGAGGTCGTGGTGATTGAAGCAGCGGCGCGTGCGCTGATGCGTGCCGTGCCCGAGGTTGTTGCGGCATATCTCGTCGAACGTCATCGACAGATGGGTGTCGACATACGCTTTGCCGTACAGGTCGACCGGATCCTCGGCGAGCGCCGCGTGAGCGGCGTCAGGCTCGCGGACGGCACCGATATCGCGTGCGATTGCGTCATCGCCGGGATCGGCGTGAAGCCGCGCACGGAACTCGCCGAAGCAGCCGGCATCGACGTCGCCGATGGCATCGCAGTGGACGACACGCTGCGCACCAACGACCCGCACATCTTTGCGGCAGGCGATGTCTGCTCGTTTCCACATCGGCTGTTTCGCCGGCGCATGCGCCTCGAATGCTGGAAGAACGCCGAGGACCACGCGCGCATCGTCGCGCGCAACATGCTCGAGCGCGGCGAAACGTATTCGGAAGTGCCGTGGTTCTGGTCCGATCAGTACGACATGACGATCCAGATCGCAGGCATGCCCGCGTTCGGCGTCACCACGGCGGTACGCGAAACCGGCGCGGCGTCGAAGATCTTTTTCGCGCTCGATCGCGACGGCGTGCTGGTCGGCGCAAGCGGTGTCGGCAACGTGGGTGACATTGCCCGCGACGTGCGCGTGGCGCAAGCGCTGATCGCGCGACGTGCGTGCATCGAACCGGCGCTGCTCGCGGATCGCAACGTCAAGCTCAAGCCGCTGCTGGCCGCGGAGGTGATATGA
- the frc gene encoding formyl-CoA transferase, with protein sequence MSKPLDGIKIIDFTHVQAGPACTQMLAWFGADVIKVERPGAGDVTRSQLRDIPGVDALYFTMLNSNKRSLTLDTKKPEGKEVLEKLIRESDVLVENFGPGALDRMGFSWERLKELNPKMIVASVKGFSDGHHYDDLKVYENVAQCAGGAASTTGFWDGPPTVSAAALGDSNTGMHLAIGILTALIGRDKTGKGQKVAVSMQDSVLNLCRVKLRDQQRLDRVGYLEEYPQYPHGTFSDVVPRGGNAGGGGQPGWVLKCKGWETDPNAYIYFTVQGHAWEPICRALGKPEWIDDPAYKTAEARQPHIFEIFETIEAWLADKTKFEAVDILRKFDIPCSPVLSMKELANDPSLRASGTIAEVPHKERGAYLTVGSPIKFSDLKPEITASPLLGEHTEEVLASLGYTRDQILNMRESKVV encoded by the coding sequence GTGAGCAAACCCCTCGATGGCATCAAGATTATCGACTTCACCCACGTGCAGGCCGGTCCTGCCTGTACCCAGATGCTGGCCTGGTTCGGCGCGGACGTGATCAAGGTCGAGCGTCCCGGCGCGGGCGACGTGACGCGCAGCCAGTTGCGCGACATTCCGGGCGTCGACGCGCTCTACTTCACGATGCTCAACAGCAACAAGCGTTCGTTGACGCTCGACACCAAGAAGCCGGAAGGCAAGGAAGTGCTCGAAAAGCTGATCAGGGAATCGGATGTGCTGGTCGAGAACTTCGGCCCGGGTGCACTCGACCGGATGGGCTTTTCGTGGGAGCGTCTGAAAGAACTGAATCCGAAGATGATCGTCGCGTCGGTAAAGGGCTTCAGTGACGGCCACCACTATGACGATCTGAAGGTCTACGAGAACGTTGCGCAATGCGCGGGCGGCGCGGCATCGACCACCGGCTTCTGGGACGGCCCGCCGACCGTCAGCGCCGCCGCCCTCGGCGACAGCAACACGGGCATGCATCTGGCCATCGGCATTCTGACGGCGCTGATCGGCCGGGACAAAACCGGCAAAGGCCAGAAGGTCGCCGTGTCGATGCAGGACAGCGTGCTGAATCTCTGCCGCGTCAAGCTGCGCGACCAGCAGCGTCTGGACCGGGTCGGCTACCTCGAGGAATATCCGCAGTATCCGCATGGCACGTTCAGCGACGTGGTGCCGCGCGGCGGCAACGCCGGCGGTGGCGGCCAGCCGGGCTGGGTGCTCAAGTGCAAGGGATGGGAAACGGATCCGAACGCGTATATCTACTTCACCGTGCAGGGTCACGCGTGGGAGCCGATCTGCCGTGCGCTCGGCAAGCCCGAATGGATCGACGACCCCGCCTACAAGACGGCGGAGGCGCGCCAGCCGCACATCTTCGAGATCTTCGAGACGATCGAGGCGTGGCTCGCCGACAAGACCAAGTTCGAAGCCGTGGATATCCTGCGCAAGTTCGATATCCCGTGCTCGCCGGTTCTGTCGATGAAGGAACTCGCGAACGATCCGTCGCTGCGCGCGAGCGGCACGATCGCCGAAGTACCGCACAAGGAACGCGGGGCCTATCTGACGGTGGGGAGCCCGATCAAGTTCTCGGATCTGAAGCCTGAAATTACCGCGTCGCCCTTGCTCGGCGAACACACGGAGGAAGTGCTGGCGAGTCTCGGCTACACCAGGGATCAGATCCTGAACATGCGCGAATCGAAAGTGGTCTGA